The following nucleotide sequence is from Primulina tabacum isolate GXHZ01 chromosome 2, ASM2559414v2, whole genome shotgun sequence.
CCATGGGGCTACATAATTGTTGAAGGCCACACCAGGGTGACCGGGATAAGCCTCGGAAGAAAATGTAACACCTGGACTAACCGACGGAATATGCCCCTGAGATGTGCCATGCACCGGAGAAGTCGGAGTCTGAGAAGGTTGCTCAGTTGATAACGTGATGCTCAAAAGGTCTATAATATCTTGATCTTTGGTTCGTACTGGAGCAGTTGTGGTGGTAGGAACTAGAGCATTACTTATGGAAGAGCTCAAGGGGGATTCTGGAGATGCCGCATCTTGCATCGTCTTTACAAGAGTCAAATCTTCAACTTTCACCTCAGACGTGCTATTTGAAGCAGTAACGGGAGTTTTTGAATGTCTGCATGCATGCCAAACATACTTCACTACAAATTAATGAATGAAGATAAATCATAATTACAGATTAAATTTCATGAGCGCATATTTGAATGCAACGAAACTTGAAAAATAAACCAAGAGTTGGAAACTGCGACAACATCCACCAAACTTTTCATCTACATGATAGTTTAGTGTTGATTTAGCACTTTGAGGTGGATGGTTTCTTGAACAACCACCTTAGGTCTCTTTTATAAACTAGCGGAGTTACTAGTTTTCTTGGAGTGAAAGTCAACTGCAGTTgcttttattattaaaataccaaaacaTATTCGatgattaattaaaaagtcgTGCAAGCTCATGAATAGATAAAGTTAAGCTCGAGCTAGAAAAAATTTGATCCCGCGagttaaaagaaaaggaaaaaaagaacTAGTTTCAACTGAGCTCAACTTGCCTAATTCACCGTGTATCTACCGGTCAATTCAAAATTACCAAAAAATTggttgtacatttatattccaGTTTCAAAATGATGGTGATAGACAGGTGAGCTGCTAGATTTTTCCACTTGATAGAATGTGTTGAGGGGAATTATGAACAAAGTTATACCTTCGAGCTAGCAAAGCAAATTCGTCTTCCTCTTCCTCCTCTTCCTCAGTCTCTTTATGAACAGGAACAACTGGTACAGAAGGGGCAGTATTTGCTGTATCCTTGACCACCTCAACTTCAGCAGGTTGGAGACTGGAGTTGCGTTTTTCTGCTGCCCCGGGCTGCACATTTGTCACTTGAACAGGTAGTGGGGAACCGGAGGCTATTGCATCATGCTTTGCGAGTGAACTCTGCAGACTATCGTTCAATTCAAGACCCTGACCAAGAAGTTCTTCATCCCTATCATGGTGACAAATTCAGATTACAggacaaaaaaatttatagtgCATAAAATTAGAGGGgaaaaactcaaagatgacAACAGAAAACAAGAAAGatgaataaaaacaaaataaatatatgaatgaCAGACCCTGTTGTTGATAACATCTGCATCAACTTCTTCTGATTGGCACGACATTGCTCAACAAGGTCAACTATCACTTCATCTTTAACAGACTACAAGGAAATGTGAACATTACTTTTTAAGTTTGAGACAAGTTCTTATGATCGAGAGGTAAAATTGACATTTCTATATACCGTGCGATCACTTGGATCAATAGCTTGCAGCATGTCAATCAAGAGAGCCAAAACTTCTCGCATGGAATTTATGCTAGATGAGCTACAGAAATGAAAATTGGAGCGTGGATATATTAGAATTAAGCTGAAGATGTTGAGATAAGAGTCAGAGTAATTGGGCAAAAAAAACCAAGTATATAACCATGCTACAAACAGTGTTGGGTCAAAACCTCAAATTTTCTTCAGCTGACATTGCTTCATCTAGCCGTGTTGAAGAACTACTTGGCATCCCATAACCTGGTTGAGGAAGTCTTGATGTTGGCTGTGTGGCTGGTGGAGTAAAAATTGGAGCTGCATCTGGTGGCCGACTAGGAAATTCTACACCAGCACGCTGCCACATCATAACATCCAGCAGTCACTTAAAAATCTATCCATCGAGCCCAGTAAAAGTTATTATTACCTCAAAAGGCAACTAATAGCGAAGAAGAAAAATACATCTAGTTTGATTCAGCAGAGTGATAAAATAAACTTAACGTGACAAATAAAACAGGGCTGCAAGCATATACATACAGGTGACATCAATATAGACAAGCACGAGGAAATCCAAAGAAGAAGATTTACCCTCAAGTCCTCGTAAGCTATGTAATATTGAGGATATCTTCCTCCAGATCCACCAAATGCTTCGTACCAAGAGCCTATGAGGGTTAAAATTTTATCCCTCACATGCATATCTGTCTGGAGAAATCATCCAAGAAACAACCTATTAGAGTAGTCTCTAATACGAAACCGAGCAGGTAATTTAATGTAGGGCCGTAAAATTTGTGTAAAATAACTCAAGAGTGAGGAAAACGAATAAACAGTTCTAAGCAAATGAAGATAAAAGATGAGTGAATAATTGGTAACTCACTAAAAATGGCAACCAAATATACAACGCAGATTGAAATTACTACACACCAACTCATCCAACAATCAACACAAACTGATTTTTTTGATGCGGTACACGTCCTAAGACTCCATAAGTTTCATAAGGTTTTAGAAACTATTGATGACCGTCTCACCGGCAGCATATACTAGTCGGTAAGTAGCTTTTACATTTGTTAACTTTCAGAATTCCAATTCAATAGAAGCTGAAACTAATTCAAATATAACAAAGAACGACCCGCATTAGAATCGGATAGGACATCATTCAATAGCAACATCACTGGAACATTCACCGCTTAATCAGgtaaaaaataattatgaacTTAAGTtaggaaaaaagaaagaaagtgCTATATCCAATGTCAATATCCCCAAActtaaagaaaagaaagcttGCCTTTTTCTTAACAATCTTGACCATCCCCTGCAGTATATTTCTTTCTGCAATTTGCATATGAACGTAATCACCACAGTTCTTGACCATCATCTCCAGAAGCTACAAAAAGATATAGATATCAATTAAAATGGGAATTAAAAACATAGAGTTAGCTGGTTTAATAGACAATTTCCTTATGAATCaactttttccaaaaaaaatttacttcaGCTTATATCCTGCTCTAGTTACAAATTAAGTTTGGTGATCTACAAGATTCGTCGAACAAAATTACTTTAGCTCATATGTACCGTTAAAGCAAATAACTGGACTTTAGGATTCTTGTGCTGCAACCGTTTTTTCACAGCTTTCACAACATCTTTTGCCAGCCTAACCAAGTGAAACACATCATCAGCCTTGAAAAATGTTACTACTTTGTTAATTTCAATCAAGAAAAAACAGACAAAAGGACAAATAGATAGAACTTCAACTAGATATAACAAACACCCAAACTAAAATAACCATCAACACCACACCCCTTTTCCTATTTCATTATGACAACATATAAAAGTTTGAATTTTGATAATCTTATCCTTAAAACTATCAAGAAGCTTGATTGACATCCCCAATTTGAGATTCCAAAATCAACATTAAAAAGAAGGgcaaaaaaagagagaaaaacacCAACCCTTATCCATTTACCGTATacaacaatagaaccaaaaaaatTAACAATCAAAAGAAGCAGGAAAAAACCAATCTACTTATTCACAAAATCCGAACGAAACCCGTAAAACTCCACCGATTTCAACAAAATCAGGAGAAAAAAACCCaacaaaaaatatacaaaaagaAGTCAactttgcatgaaaacaagcaaaggtaaaaaaataacaacatatatatacacatgcatatatatacacacacacacacatacatctGATTCGAATTGATAGTATCACAAATATCAATATTCATAGTCCAATCAGGTCCGATCAAGAACTCGCTCGTCGCTTTCTCAACCCTAACAGTAGCTGAAGAAGATGACGCGATTGAAGCCATGGATGACATCATCTTTTCTCCTACACCCGAACGGCCTCTTTAATCCCGTGAAGAATAATCAGGAACCCGAGAATTTTTGTGGGTTTGACTATTCCGGTTCGTTACTTTTTGAaagcttttttttttaacacttgTTCCAAGAAAACACACGACattcttttttcttctttatGCTGTTCGtgtattaaaaattttaaaaagatttttGCTTTACTATAATTTTATACAGGACCACAAAATTAATGAGTTCTTCAGAAATACGGTTCTTTTTTCTTGATTGATCATAgctattggaaaataatatttaaaatatgtgtattgaatatttaaatgttgaatatttgaatgttgaaaataagaattgtaaatattgaaaattagtgtgtgatgatgtaggtaataatgtattttatttttggattatttgtaaagatttcctataaatagatctctcatttgtgaagaaaatcacaattgagtagagagaaaaatattataaagt
It contains:
- the LOC142525498 gene encoding TOM1-like protein 6 codes for the protein MMSSMASIASSSSATVRVEKATSEFLIGPDWTMNIDICDTINSNQMLAKDVVKAVKKRLQHKNPKVQLFALTLLEMMVKNCGDYVHMQIAERNILQGMVKIVKKKTDMHVRDKILTLIGSWYEAFGGSGGRYPQYYIAYEDLRRAGVEFPSRPPDAAPIFTPPATQPTSRLPQPGYGMPSSSSTRLDEAMSAEENLSSSSINSMREVLALLIDMLQAIDPSDRTSVKDEVIVDLVEQCRANQKKLMQMLSTTGDEELLGQGLELNDSLQSSLAKHDAIASGSPLPVQVTNVQPGAAEKRNSSLQPAEVEVVKDTANTAPSVPVVPVHKETEEEEEEEDEFALLARRHSKTPVTASNSTSEVKVEDLTLVKTMQDAASPESPLSSSISNALVPTTTTAPVRTKDQDIIDLLSITLSTEQPSQTPTSPVHGTSQGHIPSVSPGVTFSSEAYPGHPGVAFNNYVAPWAQPRAQHETRPHPEQQPLQKPQSSLMTPQYTQYAPTVYPPPPWASTPGYFSNPNPGPRLPNTYETPRPTPSSMPRPLRQESGNGNTIGNSSPRSVAPNAGQKPFIPSYRLFEDLNVFGSTDGGFKGTSHSSPSLSGSNNHSMVNGRK